TTTTCTGTGTTCATTGACATAAAGTAAAGTAATTATATCATAAAAATTATATGTTTGACAAAATCTAATGATGCAACTTGCAAAACGTTTATTACAGAATGTCAAAGGATCCTTCAATCCATTGCAGAACGTGGACAAATCCAATTCTGATGgtatacattttacatttatttgtgaaGAAACTCAAAATTAAAACACTATTAGATTTATTCATTAAATGCAAGTAATGAGTAAagttctttaattttgaaatggTAAGAAGAGAAGTTTTgaagttaacaataaagtttgttgcaaTCTGAACATTGAATGAGTAATTttatatcagaaaaatattttatatttgcttgGGAAAAAATGACCAAAACTTTGCACGTTTGTGTGCGCATTCACAAAATTTTGAAGGAAGCATTTAGTTTATTCCAATTAGGGTTATTACTTTTTCAGATGCTTAAGAAATTCTACTTTATTTTCAGCAATGGCATCTCATGACTACATCCTTCGAGTTGTGCCTTCTGTTTATGAAGATATAAAAGGCAACATTCAATTTCCATTTCAGTACACATTTTCCTCAAGAGTAAGTGTTTTAATAATAAGCATGAGTGCTTTTGACTCCTTGCTAAAATGAATTACAAGTGATCAGAATGTTGACACATTAAAATTCATATGATCAAAGCTagcaatttttgctttttgttaatttttgacGTATGATTATAATACATTCCAGGAAGTAGTCCAGTTTCACCATGGAGGTGTTGCCATGCCTGCAATATGGTTCCGTTATGAACTTAGTCCCATCACTGTTCGctataaagagaaaagaaagccCTTCTACACATTTTTGACCACGGTAAGTCATAAAGTACAGTAGTAAAATTAGTTTAATTAACCTTTTCCGACCaggcttttaattttttttttttttgtattgggataaaatgttttgaagtttattttttctggaaCTGGTCACGAATGTAGTTGTGATTTCAAGATATAGtactctagaaaaaaaaaacaaagggagAAGTTTCAGATAACAGTTAGCATGCAGCTTTCTCTTTTCAAGCTGTCAAagagtgtttatatttttctgaactCATTCATAAAGAATGATTAATACTTTCAGGTGTGTGCTATTGTTGGTGGTACATTTACTGTGGCTGGCATCCTGGACTCCTTGCTTTTTTCAGCTACAGAGATCTTCAGGAAGGCTGAACTAGGAAAGTTAGGATGAATTTATAAAGGAGAAACTATCATAGCTGCTACAACAGTAATACATTCCGCTTCAAAACTGTACAAAGTAGTGTTCTAGCACAAAGAAAATTCTTGTGATGGGTGCCTATTGTTTGTCCCTTGTTTGGTGGCGGCAGTTATTCATATGGTTACTTCAGGTCAGATTTGCAGGCCAGCTTATATCTTTAAGAGAATTGCATGGAAATGTGATTTTGACTTGTTAAACTAGATGTTTATTttgagtatgtgtatgtgcaggTATGTGTATTTTAGAGACTAATTTATAGGGAAAGTGGTTGGCTTTCCTGCAAAAATCTAATATTACCGCTATTTTCAAGAATGGAAAATATATGACCCACATAACTATAAAAGTTTAGTTTGCTAAGCTGTGTGACAGACTGACacaattctaaaaaaaaaaccaaaaaactgtAGCATTACTTACCTCTCTATATCAATAGCTTGGGTTGATTGTTTAGTATGTGAAATATGACTGTAGAAGTTTGTTAACCTCTTGTCAACATGACCTAAGTCAAAAAGACAAGTGTTGGTCTAGCTGCTGTCTGGTCATTTGcttatttcttcctctgttAGATAATTACACATAAGTCTGAAGCGTGTCATTATTGAACTAAGGTAAATGACTGCGTCATGGGCTTGGGTGATCCCTGTTTGCGGTACCCGCGAGGACTATTTACATGCTGATTTGAGTTTTCTTTTGTACATTTCACACAGGCAGTTTTTGCTGATTATTGATTCCCAGCACCTTCACATGATAGCAGTATTTAATCATAAACATATGGAACATATTTTCCCATATTAGCTTTCTGTTTTCATATCACCTGTGAGGAAATATCTTTCTTGAAGCTTAAATCTGACATCAGGTAGATGGTGGAATGAAGCTATGGattcacaaatatttcaacaataTAAATTTTGCTTTGACAAAGACCTTATTGAGGCAACTAAGGGACCAAAAGTCAGGAATAAAAATGAGTACATACACAACAGTGTGTTGTATTCGTGAAGATAGGAATGGCCATGAAACTTTCATATATGAAAAAGACTTGAATCATCTCACTAATAAAGGAGGAAGATTTGATCTATTTTGCTGGCTatgcatctgacatttttatttcatttgttctaCATCTGCTGAAGCATCCACCAATCTACCATGTAGATCATAGATAGCACCAAGGTGGGGATTGCAGGAGTCCAAACCATTGTTTCTAGTAGCTAAATATATGTTTTAGAGcaattttattactattatttatagAAATATGTGACTAATGTCTTGCATGGATGTATACAAAAAAACCGCACTGAAAGATGTCGGACAAGAATGCCCACCTTGTGCGCTCAAATATTTAGCAAGATACAGCATATTTGAATCTCTAATGGTTGAAATTAGCATCTGTATCTTGTGCTAGTTGTTTTCCTGCTTGTGGCATGAGCTAAGAGTGCAAACAGGTATGTTGCTTATAGTGTTAAGTGCACATATGTGTAAATTAAGAGTCTGAGTACACTTGTTAAATGAAAGTTCTTGCTTTCACACAGAAAGGGATTTGGGTTTACAGGTGTAAAGTTGTTCTTGTGTGCATGAACTGCATGTGAAATAGATGGTAAGTGCTCTTAAATTATGCACCACTTATGtctgttaaaattttgtttattagtaCTGACTTCACTtacacttcttttgttttgtaccTATACTTAAACCTCTTTCGAAAATTAGTATATTTGCATTTTCATACTCAAAAGGTATAAGCATGAGTAGTTTAAAAATTTACCAACTCCATGTTACACATCAACTACATTTGTGAAGGTTTATGGTGAGCATTAGAGTGTTAAGGGTTAATGTGGGCATTCTTTTTTAGTATCATTTTCAGAACAGACTGGTACAGGTTTTTAAGAGatactgtatttaaaaaatggataaGCTTTCCAAAATTTATCCAGATTTACTCTGATCTACTGCTTCACAAACTGTAATAATAGTTTAAAATACACCATTCTAGCCAGTGGTGatttttctaaacttttttaaaaactaatataaaaaaattactaataatGGAGATTTAGAGATAAAGTCCGGAAGTCAACTTTGATGTTCCTGTCTTTTaatgataaaacaataaaaaaggacTGCATGCCATTAATAATAGGCCCattatttcaaagaaacaaattttcgGAAACTGAAATAACGGAAGCTAGTTGACTGTAAAGATCTGCAATATTACAATGCATGCCAACTGTTTCTTCACATAGgctttatgtttttttcagaCATGTTTGTATAAGTGTCAGGGAAATTTTCAATATTGAAAGAAGCAAATCAACAAACTGCTTATAGAATAATTTCATGTATAAAACTTCGATGCCAAGGGATACCTTCATTTGGGTTCATACCTGTTGTTGTGATGCTGCCACTTCAGAATCATGTGCCTTATTACCTTTACCTAACCCGAACATGTTTTTAGCGGGAGGCTCATTTCTAAGTGTCAGTGTGATAGTCTAATTCCTTtagtttcctttttcaaaacaagTGGTAAGAAAATCGATATTCAGTTTTTTAGCTTCTCCCTTCTCCTATTCACGAACCAAAGCTTGGTAAATCTGCTACTCACAAATAATTGGTTGATTTCTGGCATTCATGGCCTCAGGGTTGGCCTGACCCTCCAAACCTCATTCTCAGCCGGTAATTTATCAGATGTGGCCTCTACTGATAAAATAGATCAGGGTAAAATGGCAAAGATTATGTTAATCTAGTCAAGCATGGGTgagtacaatttatttttgagaaCTTATAAATGAACTTGGCAACTATGATGTTACAGAAttgtttagtaaatatttttgttgaattcATATTTGACATAACAGATgccataaaaagaaaatgaatatctTAGTCAACAtttcccttcattttttttctctcaattaGATCAGTCATGCATGCCCTGGGTAATCATTATTTTTGCTAACATTTGCACAGGAGGCATGACTGATATTTAGTAAATTAGACCTGCAGTTTCTTGTgcggatttatttttattttcatgctttttgtTCTTGATTAATGCACATGCAATCTCATCTGTTTCTTTAGGAATCTCTGTTTTGTGGTTGTTTGAACTACCTGTTTAGTGGTTTAGGAATCTGGAGATCTGTTAACTGTTTCTCTAACAATTTGACTTATTGGTTAATTGCTGATGCCTTTGAATTTGAACCCTGATCTTTTTGGTATACACACGTGATCACAGTGCACAAACCAGAAAGAGACTCATTTTAgcagtgattttattttatattcagtaTTTTATCTTCTATAATTTGTTATCTCCATTTTCTAGAgtacttgtaatttttttatatgatgCTGTCTTATGTTTTTATTCAAGCTCTATGTACATTTATTCAAACTCTGTATGAGCAAAGTGAATGGGTGAATTGCTGCTTTTGTACGTCAATTTGTCCATGCctaaagaataaatttaaattaaagtgCTATTATTGACTTTAAACTTATTAATCTATATTAAAGGTACTAATTTTGGTGCATAGATTTGTTGAAAACTGTTATTACCCCGATGACTACAGAGTTTTTAGACTAGACAATATTCAGATCTTTATTTCCAAATAAATTGTAAGTCATCTTACAATTAATGCATATGTTGTCACTTTACCTATTTTATAGTTTCCACTTGTAAGCATAATTTGATACAAGTACATTAACTGCTAAAGTTATTATGACAAATTGTGTTTTATGATATAATACCTTATGTGGCCAAGACGAGAGAATAGAATGAAGATTGTATTGGGGAGTGGTAACATTTTTTGTAGTGAACTGACAATCTTCTGTACAGAGTGAAAAATGAGAGAAGTCATAGATTTGTGCCGCTTTAAATGCAAGTGCTTGATATAGTTCACCAGTGACATTTTAGAATGATATGGATACAGAAAATATAAGCATATTCTTATGTGCCAAACATAAAATGTCCTTGAATGAGAGTAAGCCAACAAATTAGGGCATATACTATgaccatttcttttcttatattGGCATACTTATCGTTTCACACACATTGGcctgtagttttttttcacataagGCATCATTGTTTACTTTTGGGGGGAATAAATTTTCAAGAGCAGATCACAGGTTTCTAGAGATATAAGGGAAgcttaatattttttcactatAGTCATTTACTGATTTCAGTCATCTCTCAGAGATATGCCTCTGCTTTGACAAAGCGGttgtacaaatgtttcatttactgATGTACAGTTTATTGCAGACAGTTGAAATGAATGGTTAATAACAACCGATTATTTCTGCATGTTCAAATAAACAATGCTAAAAATTTACATGTGTGTTTACATATCTTCATCTTTTACTTCAAGATTGATGATGGTTGTACATAGTTCACTTCAAATAATATCATGGTGCTGTATTAATAACTATGGGAAATGCACAaacttcaaatatttgaaacactGATTTAGTGCTGCTTTAATACCATGCAGATGTGTCACATAAAGAAGATGTTTAACATAGTCATCCAGCGTATGAAATTACTCAGCTATTGCCAAGTTGTTATCTCAAAGATATATAATTTGAAAAGCATCCAAATACCCCCAATATATGTACAGAAATAATATGAAAGAATATTATAACTCCAACATTAATATAACAATTTCAAAACAGGTATCACCAGTGGCAGTGAAAAAGAATGATATAAAGATTCACATtagtgtgtgtaaatatataaaaatattattaacaaataatttttataccTAAATATGCAGAGGCttgcaaatgtgaaaaaatgacCCGTGGTTATGATTTATTCTATTATAGGAGAACTCCTTTTTTCAAACACGCAACCGTgggcagggccgtgcttaggggcaatatttttaaataacaaccgtggtgtcaaacattttctgaaggtAACTATGATCCATGTTAGCTGTATTACATCATATTATTTCATCAAAAACTTTCTGTTTGCATTACCTTTCAAGCAATATTCACCAGCCAGCATGATACATGCCTATAATACTGCACTAAACAGTATGATACATCAAATACAACTTTTTATGCATTGCAAGTAATAATTACATTACACATAATCACCTGCAAGTTGAAGTGCTTTCTCTCAATCAAAAATTATGAAACAATACTATCAAAATGTTGTAAAAAAGTCGCCCCATGTGGACAAATTATAACTGAAACATAATTGtaatatgaagaagaaaaaatttcaaatccCGGAAAATCTTCAGTAAATCATTTTTCCTAAAAAGGTTCCTGCATGTGCAAATATCAATCTGAGCATTAAGAATTTTAGAATGGTATTGGTTTTCTATCATATGACAAAAACTTCCCAGAATCCTCTATGGAAAGGCTATCTATGACAGACATTAAGCACTTGACAGAATGGTCTACAGTGAACAGATTTGGCATACTTTTTTTGTAGGGTTGTGACAAATCTGTGTCTACTGTACCTGGGTgaagggacacacacacaacttttttctttcctcttcccaGCTCAATGCTGAGGTTTTTGGTCATCATGTTGACAGCTACTTTGGACATCCTGTAACTGTACCAGCCACCAAGACCTGATAAGGACAGTTAGCCACATTTATTAAATGTAGATGGGCAGCTAAGTTTTATTTTAcctcaaaatatttataacaaaggCATTTCCATAAGTACTGTGTATTAATATTATCTGCATAAGATGTCTTCAGAAAGTggataaatttcttttttacttttttctataGTTTACAGCAGTTACATGCACACAGGTTTTATTCCTGCTTTTACATCTGACAGATAAAAGTTACAAGACAAGAATGAAGAACATGTAAGTTTTACCATTGTCTGTAATGGAGCCAGCATGCGCTGATATATTGACAAGTATTGCTGAATGCTGCTGCTTGGCATCTGGCCCTTGTCTACCAAACAATCCCTTTCCCTCTCCTAGTAAGGAAGCAAAATGTTTAGCCACAAGTAAAGGCCCAATGGTATTGGTCTGGAAGGTTTCTGTAAGACActgaaaaaagaatatttagcAACACAATTCTGCGAATTTGTAAGACAATTGtataaacagaataaacagTTCAAAAATCCACCTTTCATTAGCTATCTGCTTTTTTACGTTACATCATATGGTTAGAAAAGAAATAGTTGCAAAGGTGAAGGGGATGGATGCTTAATAACCAACAGCTGATAATATTGAACAGGCCAGTTACCCAGAACTGTCTAAAGGTTCTATAAATTACTAGCTGTAGCAAATGAGTTTAGCATCCTCTCTCGAATATCATGTGCAAAACTTTTGATGGACTCTTATTTCTGTGCTTAATGGTATTATTTTGAGATTTAGTCACCTTTGTATCTTCCTGAAGCATTCTGAAAAATTCTACTGcttagtttgtttttcatttgtctgACTGCTGTTATATTAAATACAAGTTGATTCAAACACTGAAAAATGGACTCAGattgaataaaaatgttactaGGGCCAGTAAACAGTTGGAACTGTGGTTGGATTAAATTACAGCTATGGTACAGTGgtttacaataaaaaagatGCTGGTGATTTTCAATGGCAACTCCAGGAGTCATCTAGCTGGCTAGGACAGCTATGTGGAAATACCCACACTTGCCATCACACTGAGCACAAACTGTTTGGTTCATACTTTCCTTTTGAGTTTGGGGTGCAGCTGTACAGAAATCTCTTTCTGGTAAAGGGTTTATCTGGGCAGAAGGTTGGGAAAGTAGGCAGAGGGCTACAGAAAACTTGGAATGTTGtgtgaaattaaagaaaattattttttattctatgCTTCAGGTTAACTTAGCTTGTGTGCtaccttttaatattttttttttagttctacATCACATCTTGAGTTGTACTAAACACAAGATATATAAAGGTCCAGTTACATCTTATACTGTTccatatattataataataataaatgcaaaatttataaagtgcatgCTCACACGcctaaggaacatgctcttagcgcttaagaacaaaaacaaaacatggacagcatatgagggacaggaaaacaaaaaacatatgagctctaaaagaatgaaacaaccgtactaaacgaagaataaaatcaaatacagaaaacacaaagaggaaccaaataacgaGAACAAGAGCTCAGAGTAAGATGAAATTGcaaaaagaagggtgtgaaaaaaagactagcattatgggaaagagGTGTTGTTtgcagtgcacgtttaaaggattcactgtaatgggtaggtggcggatatggaaaatgagagagttccattgtttcctTGCACAattaataactaaaaatcccatggccatatgttgttgttctggtgacataTCAGCATagataattaaacaaattttttttccaaattaaatTTGCTTCTTAGCGCTTTATTGTCCATCTActtgttctgtcttcttttgcAAAGCGTCAGTTTACAGTTGGGAGAACACAGACAAGGGAAAgaacagaaggatgaacaaaGTTGCTTTCTCGTGGACATATgcacatatttaaatataacaaCCTCTTGATTAACATCCCTCAGGCTCGTCTCTCCCTTCCCTGATGGATGCAAAATTCCTGCAGAGTTTATGAGAAGGTCAAGCCTGCCAAATTGATTCTTAACAAAACTTGCTGCATCCTCGATCTGCCGAGAATCGGTTACATCAACCGACAGCACCGTCAGTCTTTGCGGATATTGATCTGAAGATTCTGCAATTCAGAAGCTGTACTGGGTTTGCGAGATGTCGCTATTACCAGACTGTCGGAGGATCTAGCAAGCAAAGCACGACAGAATCCCAGTCCTATTCCACGACTGGCGCCTTGAACAAGGGACACCGCCGACATCGTGATTCTGAAAGACGTATAACTAATAACACAACACAGCAGATGAATCTAACAAGAAGAATTAAGTATTTGAGTGTTCTTTGCAACACTTAAAAATGTATCTCCCATATGAAAATATCACTGGCGATAGAACCACGGAGTTACCTAGAACATAAGAGTTACCTTGCTGTTTACATCACCTATGCCCTAAATAGTAACAGGAAGACACTTTAACAAGCCAATGAGATGACACATAGGAAAGTGTCAGCGACCAGTCAAatagtttgttacaaaaataccCACAAGCGCCATCTTCGAAGTTCTGAAAATGTCCGGGAGTGTTGACTGGATCGCAGGTATTTTAGatttcaaatactttttttaaatatgtgtgtcGATTGACGTCATGCCATCGTGCAGCTGTCTCGATCTCAATACTAATGCAATAAAGGACAgctaaacacacaaaataaagcgACAgctgagcacacacacaataataataatacaacactcaacaaaacaaaactcaaccTAACAATAAAAATTGACGGTAAATATAGCAACAGTAGGTAAATTAAATAGGGTTAACTAAGGTCGTTACGATCATCACGGCTTGTGGAACAAACAAACTGCTGTAGCGATATATTATTACTTTCCGATTATTAAGCCTGCTGGCTGTATACATGATTTTTAATAAATCGATCTTACATCTATTCCAATTCTAGGCAATAACTGGTCGATCGTCGgggatatttaaataaaagtattcgGCATCAAAATATAGAAATGATGTGGCCATAATTATACATAAATGTTCAGTGTAATTTGCCTTTCAGAATTTTGCtgatataatgaaaataaataagttgcGGTCAGTCATTCACTTACTTGTCCTTTTACTGGTACTTGTCATTTGGGGGAAGACATGCAAGATTTAGCAGCGGGTGATAGGTTCCTGCACAGGATGACCAATCCACTCCTTCAAGTTCATAAGCTAGTTCTTCCTTTGGCCTCTGTGATGTTGACCAatctccaaggtaccttgaaggacaatTCTGGGTCACATTGCTAAACCAGATCAGCTTAAGTCACTTGAATGTTGCAAGtaaaggttcctggtgtccaaTAAGTGTGGCAACTGTGCTTCATACAAATTGGCTTAATGTTCTCCGTATGAGATTTGGACCATCTTCTCTGTACTGGAAACAAAGTCCACGTTTCATATCTATAAATCTGGATCAATACTACAaaggacttgtacagattgtacttcatagtaaacctgatgttatggctgtgcCAGACACTGTCCAGCcaagccattgctgctgttgctgtcataaTCTTATCTTTTATAGCTGGTGTCTTTGGAGAGAGCAGCTTTTAAGcacttaaaactgtttacctTTTTGAGCCATGTTTAGTCCATGAAGATATCTGCTTTTGCTCCTGACAATGATCATGACATTACTCTTGTCAGTGccggtctccattccatatgcatttgaactgtttGTCATCttttggtaaggtcttgcagttttctTAGAGCCTGCTTTAGCTGTATAGGCTGCAAATCAGCGTTCTaccaatggaaatggaatgATATTTGAGGGTTTCATACgggatgttctccaagaagatgaACAGCATAGGTGGTAGGGGGACCCTTGACTTGCATCTATTGTCATGTGAACGAAAGCTCTGATTTGATTATCCAGCAGTACTGCGTTCTTTGACCTATTATTTAGTGCTTCAGTGACTTGGGCAAGACTCTCTTCAATGTTAAATTTTCCGATCACATGCCATAAACCCCTCCCCCATGCTAGATCCcgtcaaaagctttttttaaagtctgtgaaGTTCTTCTGATGTTGAAGATACAGTCGGATCTCGATGTCGAGCTCAAAgggacctgaaaaaaaatttgacttacggagttttggagttagggaaaatggcataataggcgcaggtatttggccggaaactaacaattaattcgatatagggaggtttttgacattgaggtccgactgtacttctctatcaggatgtgacagttgaagattTGCTCCATTGTGCTCCTACCTGGTCTGCAACTAGCCTGTTCTTCtcctgtagttctggcactttTAATCATCAGAGCATGCATAGTTGTAAAAGCTCATTGAATGAGGAAAAAACTCTGAACTCTAATGAATTAAATGTCACTTTCATTAAAGTTTAAGCTATGTACATCAGGTAAACGAAAAAGTGTtgaacatcatcatcagaatGATGTTACAGAATTAtgttattttgatatatttaaaacaactatcagtgttatataaaaaaattattttggcaTTTTGCTTTGGTCAAGAGACTGTATTAGTTGCTTTGAAGATGAGCAGTGAATGATCAGTATTCttagtatttttcatttatacTCTTAtaatatatgtaataatatataCTCAGTAAGCTGTATTTGGTTTTAGACTGGCTTTTATAAAAGAGTACTTGATCTAAATTTGTATGAATgtgtaatttaatattttgccTAATCATAAACTTTATATTGTATGTAGAACATGCTATTGGTCAAGAAAGAAGATTTCGCACATATGGACGCCATAGAAAACGCGTGGTGACAGTTGAAGATGAGCTTGCTGACATCTTTAATACAAGGCCATGTCACAAACATATATTCAGCACCAGCAGTTCTGAATCAGGGATAGGTCCAAGTGATTCCATTGACAGCTCAGATAGCTTCCCAGCACAGTGGAAAACAGACTAGCAAAGACCAAAGCTCTGTAAGTTAATTTAATCATTTAGTCTTGAGAACTCGTTTTGGAAAGTAATCAGTACATTACTAAAACACATAGTCAGGGCTaacacttctttcttttgatttggctgcacttaaaaatattgaataactTTTTAAATCACTGATATACTTATCAACTATTTTCATGGAAGTCTATTTTAATATTGTCATATCTACTTTTTTGCTTTGCTAATATTGTAAGTTTTAGTTTAACTAagtaataaaggaaaaaaattttgcaaagatTTTAACCAGAGCTATTTGTGGTATGGAATGCATATCTATCTTTCATTGGAGGACACATCTGGATTACAGAAATAACCTACAGCTATGTGACTTAAGAAAGAAGGGATGGGAAAGAACAGTTAACTTTTTTCTTAGGTATAATTAACGTAGGTATAGTGATTGAGCTGGCAACAGTGCCTTTAAGGGCTAATCCAAGTGGGAAATTATTTTTGGATGACTAGATTTAGTTTGTTACAAATATTAGTAATATCCTAAATCTAAGTGAAAGCTAGTGACACCATTCAAACATTACCTTTGCAGTTTTAATGATAAATTGGCCAAGAGCAAAACATGATGCCTGATTAGGATAGGAAATTACATCCTGTGTTGACAAATTTGTTTCAGtaagataaacaaacaattaaactgGAGAAGTAAGGATCAGTTTATGagagtatattttatattcatttaagtacaataatttactttatttcaaattacTGTTTAGGCAAAGGTTGAAAAAACTTGCTCAGAAAAGTACAGACAAGGAAAATTATCATACAAGAAAGACTGGACGGCTTTTTGCTTCAGATAAGGTAAAGAATTGATTTTTTTGTATTCTCATTCTATAACCATAGATGCCAGAATTTAAGGTTACTGTGACAGTTCAGCCTTTTGTTGTGTGCAAATTAAGATTTGTGGTTTATCACCAGATCAACAAAGTACTTGTTGTTGACACTGTTTTGAGACATAGGCCTTGTTCATgtataatgtgtgtatatatatatatgtgtatgtgcttgcACATGACCTGCTTTTAAGTCAGCAAAGTGATTGCAACATTTGACATTAAAGTTTGTTTGACATGAAATGGAAGTAACAGATGAGAAAGTCAGTCTCCTTTGTCTGCTTGTGAAAGAATCTcgcatttaaactttttattttgtagtattttttttttcaaaccaggAATCGTGTTCTAGCAGCAGCAGTGATGGTTTTACACCTGgcagtgatgaaaaaaaaggcaCTGCCCAACAGGATTCCAGGCCTTCTGGAAAGAGAAATTGCAAACGGGATACAACTGTATACAGAAATACCACAAAGAATGAGTCAAAGAAAAGAGATCGCTCGGGACAGGAGAGCGCTGTgttgttttcaaagaaatccAAGAGCCATAACTCACagaattttagtgaatttgatGATTATAGCCTGATCATTTCTGATTCACCAATTATTGTGCTAAAACAGATTGAAGAGAATCAAAAAGTCATAGGAACAAGTACACCATGTCAGAGGAGCAACAGAGACATACCTGCTATCAA
This sequence is a window from Pomacea canaliculata isolate SZHN2017 linkage group LG5, ASM307304v1, whole genome shotgun sequence. Protein-coding genes within it:
- the LOC112564306 gene encoding endoplasmic reticulum-Golgi intermediate compartment protein 1-like isoform X2 → MYGFIFYSTSELTVEDPVTHSEKIPVYINITLLKVGCDYVGLDIQDDMGRHEVGFQDNTVKVPQEGGGCRFESHFLINKVPGNFHVSTHSARKQPEEPNMSHIVHKVRFGMELEEGKNVKGSFNPLQNVDKSNSDAMASHDYILRVVPSVYEDIKGNIQFPFQYTFSSREVVQFHHGGVAMPAIWFRYELSPITVRYKEKRKPFYTFLTTVCAIVGGTFTVAGILDSLLFSATEIFRKAELGKLG
- the LOC112565144 gene encoding LOW QUALITY PROTEIN: uncharacterized protein LOC112565144 (The sequence of the model RefSeq protein was modified relative to this genomic sequence to represent the inferred CDS: inserted 1 base in 1 codon), with the protein product MSAVSLVQGASRGIGLGFCRALLARSSDSLVIATSRKPSTASELQNLQXQYPQRLTVLSVDVTDSRQIEDAASFVKNQFGRLDLLINSAGILHPSGKGETSLRDVNQECLTETFQTNTIGPLLVAKHFASLLGEGKGLFGRQGPDAKQQHSAILVNISAHAGSITDNGLGGWYSYRMSKVAVNMMTKNLSIELGRGKKKVVCVSLHPGTVDTDLSQPYKKSMPNLFTVDHSVKCLMSVIDSLSIEDSGKFLSYDRKPIPF